The following DNA comes from Candidatus Methylomirabilota bacterium.
TGGACCGGGCCCTGCGGATGGACGCTCCCGTGATCGGTGTCAACAACCGCGACCTCCAGACGCTGACGACGAGCCTCGAGCCGTCGCTGGCCCTGCTGCCCCACATCCCGCCCGGGCGTCTGGCGGTGAGCGAGAGCGGGCTCGCCAGCGGGGCCGACGTGGCGCGCGTGGCGACGGCGGGAGCCCACGCGGTGCTGGTCGGCGAGACGCTCCTGCGAGCCCCGGACGTCGCGGCCACGGTGCGCGAGCTGTCGCTGCGATGAGGATCAAGATCTGCGGGATCACCCGCGCCGCCGACGCGCGCCTCTGCGTGGAGTGCGGGGTCGACGCCCTCGGGTTCATCTTCGTGGAGCGCACCCCGCGTTACATCACGCCCGACGCGGCGGCCCGCATCGTGGCCACCCTGCCGCCCTTCGTGACCCCGGTGGGTGTGTTCTGGGATCACGCGGCCGGTCACGTGAAGGCGGTGGCCGAGCAGTGCGGGCTGGGCGCCCTGCAGTTCCACGGCGAGGAGTCGCCCGAGGACCTCCAGGACTACCGGTTGCCCGTGATCAAGACCCTCAAGGTGGCGGTCGGCGCGGATCTGGCCCGCATGGCCGGCTACCGGGTGGCCGCGTTCCTGCTCGACTCGCCGTCGCGGTGGAGCGAGGGCGAGGCGCGCCCGCCGATTCCCTGGGACGTGGCCGCGGACGCGGCCCGCCGACACCCGGTGCTGCTCTCGGCGGGACTCACGCCCGACAACGTCGCGGAGGCGGTGCGGCGGGTGCGCCCCTACGGGGTTGACGTGAACTCGGGAGTCGAGGCGAGCCCCGGCCGCAAGGACGAGTCACGCGTGCGGCGGTTCGTGACCGAGGCGCGCGCGGCGGAGGACAGGCGGTGAGCCGGGCCCGGGTGCGGCCGGCGTCGCTGCCCGACGCGAGCGGCCACTTCGGCCGCTTCGGCGGCCGCTTCGTGCCCGAGACGCTCATGCAGCCGCTGATCGAGCTCGAGGCCGCCTATCGGGCCGCGAAGGCGGACGCCGGCTTCCGGCGGCGGCTGCGCGGGCTGCTGACCTCTTACGCGGGCCGCCCCACCCCGCTCTACTTCGCGGAGCGCCTCACGCGGCACGTGGGCGGCGCGCGCATCTATCTCAAGCGCGAGGATCTCTGCCACACCGGCGCGCACAAGATCAACAACGTCCTCGGCCAGGCTCTGCTCGCCCAGCGCATGGGCAAGTCGCGGGTCATCGCCGAGACCGGGGCGGGCCAGCACGGCGTGGCCTCCGCCACCGCGGCCGCGCTGCTGGGCCTCGAGTGCGAGGTGTACATGGGCAGCGTGGACGTGGCGCGCCAGGCGCTCAACGTCTTCCGCATGCGCCTGCTCGGCGCGCGGGTGGTCCCGGTGGAGAGCGGCTCCCGCACGTTGAAGGATGCGGTGAACGAGGCGCTGCGAGACTGGGTCACCAACGTCCGCACCACCTACTATCTCCTCGGCTCGGTGATGGGTCCGCATCCGTACCCGATGATGGTCCGCGATTTCCAGCGCGTGATCGGCGAGGAGGCGCGCGGCCAGTCCCGCCGGCTCGCCGGTCGGCTGCCGGACCTGGTGGTGGCGTGCGTCGGTGGCGGGTCCAACGCGATCGGGCTCTTCTGGGCCTTCATCGACGATCGGCGGGTGCGCATCGTGGGCGTGGAGCCGGGGGGTCACGGCATCAAGACCGGGAAGCACGGAGCGTCGCTCAGCTCGGGCGCGGTCGGCGTCCTCCACGGCAGCATGAGCTACCTGCTGCAGAACGACGATGGGCAGGTGGCCGAGGCCCACTCGATCTCGGCCGGCCTCGACTACCCCGGCGTCGGGCCCGAGCACTCCTACTACAAGGACGCCGGGCGCTTCGAGTACGTCTCGGTGACCGACGCGGAAGCCCTCGAGGGCTTTCAGGCCCTGACCCGGCTCGAGGGCATCATGCCCGCGCTGGAGTCCTCGCACGCGGTGGCCTACGCGATGCGGGCGGCCGCGCGCATGAAGAAGTCGCAGGTCGTGGTGATCGGGCTCTCGGGCCGAGGCGACAAGGACGTGCACACGGTGGAGCAGGCCCTCGGCGAGCCCGCGACGAATGGCCACCGCGGCAGCGCCCACGACGCCGGCCGATCATGACCCGCTCGGTGCCCACTCGCCGCACGCCGTCGCGGCTCGACGCGACCTTCGCCGCGCTTCGCGCCCGCCGCGAGCGCGCGCTGGTGCCCTACTTCACGGTCGGCGACCCGTCGATCGCGGCGAC
Coding sequences within:
- a CDS encoding phosphoribosylanthranilate isomerase, translated to MRIKICGITRAADARLCVECGVDALGFIFVERTPRYITPDAAARIVATLPPFVTPVGVFWDHAAGHVKAVAEQCGLGALQFHGEESPEDLQDYRLPVIKTLKVAVGADLARMAGYRVAAFLLDSPSRWSEGEARPPIPWDVAADAARRHPVLLSAGLTPDNVAEAVRRVRPYGVDVNSGVEASPGRKDESRVRRFVTEARAAEDRR
- the trpB gene encoding tryptophan synthase subunit beta, giving the protein MSRARVRPASLPDASGHFGRFGGRFVPETLMQPLIELEAAYRAAKADAGFRRRLRGLLTSYAGRPTPLYFAERLTRHVGGARIYLKREDLCHTGAHKINNVLGQALLAQRMGKSRVIAETGAGQHGVASATAAALLGLECEVYMGSVDVARQALNVFRMRLLGARVVPVESGSRTLKDAVNEALRDWVTNVRTTYYLLGSVMGPHPYPMMVRDFQRVIGEEARGQSRRLAGRLPDLVVACVGGGSNAIGLFWAFIDDRRVRIVGVEPGGHGIKTGKHGASLSSGAVGVLHGSMSYLLQNDDGQVAEAHSISAGLDYPGVGPEHSYYKDAGRFEYVSVTDAEALEGFQALTRLEGIMPALESSHAVAYAMRAAARMKKSQVVVIGLSGRGDKDVHTVEQALGEPATNGHRGSAHDAGRS